The following proteins are encoded in a genomic region of Helicobacter sp. MIT 21-1697:
- the pssA gene encoding CDP-diacylglycerol--serine O-phosphatidyltransferase encodes MKFNPLFILPNLFTAGSIFLGVLSVIYASKGKFEIACWLILISMILDGFDGRVARLTNTASKFGVEFDSLADVVAFGVAPAMLLYFYIGMDYGRLGMSVPAIFVIFGAVRLARFNITSSSEPNFFIGLPIPSAAVIVMLWVLIDLQYGFIKAYGYEYIMLGGSFIISILMVSNIRYPSFKKIKWNFKSFIAVILLLGIIYIYPQETLCALMSGYVVYGIVRWIIITIRFSIKSNHKDKNP; translated from the coding sequence ATGAAGTTTAATCCACTTTTCATCTTGCCTAATCTTTTTACTGCAGGAAGTATCTTTTTGGGAGTTTTGAGCGTGATTTATGCCTCAAAAGGGAAATTTGAAATAGCGTGTTGGCTGATTTTAATTTCAATGATATTAGATGGATTTGATGGTAGAGTTGCGCGACTTACAAATACCGCAAGTAAGTTTGGTGTAGAGTTTGATTCTCTAGCAGATGTAGTAGCATTTGGTGTGGCTCCAGCAATGCTTTTGTATTTTTATATTGGTATGGATTATGGGCGTTTGGGTATGAGTGTCCCAGCTATTTTTGTTATCTTTGGTGCAGTGCGTTTGGCACGTTTTAATATCACTTCAAGTTCAGAGCCAAATTTTTTTATTGGGTTGCCTATCCCTTCAGCTGCTGTAATTGTAATGCTTTGGGTGCTTATTGACTTACAATATGGATTTATAAAAGCCTATGGGTATGAATATATAATGTTAGGCGGAAGTTTTATTATCAGTATCTTGATGGTGAGCAATATTCGCTATCCGAGTTTTAAGAAGATTAAGTGGAATTTTAAATCTTTTATTGCGGTGATTTTATTGCTTGGCATTATTTATATTTATCCGCAAGAAACACTATGTGCGTTGATGAGTGGATATGTGGTATATGGTATTGTGCGTTGGATTATTATTACAATACGTTTTAGTATAAAGTCTAACCATAAGGACAAAAATCCATAA
- the nspC gene encoding carboxynorspermidine decarboxylase, producing MRQLSTLFALPSPAYVLEEERLNANLALLDSIQRQSGAKILLALKGYAFWRVFGHLKKTLSGSTASGLYEARLGYEEIGGRSEGKEVCVFSPAYKEAEFESILHYATHIIFNSFAQWQRFKSLIESKNTMLKADSQSPIEVGLRVNPLYSEVEPRIYNPCVAGSRLGITPDEFQKGVARYGLDGISGLHFHTHCEQDSTALARTLPHFEKYFGTYIQEKKWVNFGGGHHITRADYDCDLLIKLICDFKRRYNDIEVFLEPGEAVGWQVGFLIGEVIDIVQNEISVAILDVSAAAHMPDCLEMPYRPSLTKLSKQTGLESDKGEGKGIYTYRLGGPTCLAGDVMGDYSFDTPLCVGDRVIFEDMLHYTIVKNNTFNGVPLPSLGVLDAQGVWTLLKSFGYEDYKQRN from the coding sequence ATGCGCCAACTCTCTACACTTTTTGCTCTCCCCTCTCCTGCATATGTGCTTGAGGAGGAGAGGCTTAATGCGAATCTTGCTCTTTTAGATTCTATCCAGCGGCAAAGTGGTGCAAAAATACTCTTAGCACTCAAAGGTTATGCTTTTTGGCGCGTGTTTGGGCATCTTAAAAAAACTCTAAGTGGTAGCACAGCAAGTGGGCTGTATGAAGCGAGATTAGGATATGAAGAGATAGGCGGTAGGAGTGAGGGTAAAGAAGTATGTGTGTTTTCTCCTGCATATAAAGAAGCAGAATTTGAAAGTATTTTACATTATGCTACACATATTATTTTTAATTCTTTTGCCCAGTGGCAGAGATTTAAATCTCTTATAGAATCCAAAAATACAATGCTTAAGGCAGATTCTCAATCGCCAATTGAGGTGGGATTACGCGTAAATCCGCTTTATAGTGAGGTAGAACCGCGCATTTATAACCCTTGCGTTGCTGGCTCTCGCTTGGGTATTACACCTGATGAGTTCCAAAAAGGCGTAGCGCGTTATGGATTAGATGGTATAAGTGGATTGCATTTTCATACACATTGTGAGCAAGATAGCACTGCACTTGCTCGCACATTGCCACATTTTGAAAAATATTTTGGCACATATATTCAAGAGAAAAAATGGGTTAATTTTGGCGGTGGTCATCACATTACAAGAGCGGATTATGATTGTGATTTGCTGATAAAGCTTATTTGTGATTTTAAAAGGCGTTATAATGATATAGAGGTATTTTTAGAACCCGGTGAAGCAGTGGGGTGGCAAGTGGGATTTTTAATTGGTGAGGTCATAGATATTGTGCAAAATGAAATATCAGTGGCTATACTTGATGTGAGTGCTGCGGCACATATGCCTGATTGTCTTGAAATGCCTTATCGCCCTTCTCTTACAAAGCTCTCCAAGCAAACAGGTTTAGAATCTGATAAAGGTGAGGGCAAAGGTATTTATACTTATCGCTTAGGTGGTCCAACTTGTTTGGCAGGAGATGTAATGGGCGATTATAGTTTTGATACACCCTTGTGTGTAGGGGATAGAGTGATTTTTGAGGATATGCTACATTATACAATTGTCAAAAATAATACTTTTAATGGTGTGCCACTCCCTTCTCTTGGCGTGCTTGATGCTCAAGGAGTATGGACATTACTTAAGAGCTTTGGCTATGAAGATTACAAACAGAGAAACTAA
- a CDS encoding tRNA-dihydrouridine synthase has protein sequence MIEFNNLLMLAPLAGYTDLPFRSVVKSFGVDITVSEMISSHALVYNNVRTLKMIEKSPEEQPYSVQISGSKEEVITRAVEILNAQKGIDVIDLNCGCPAPKVANHGNGSGLLKDLHLLVKIANLIKDKATTPYTSLKVRLGFDKKIPNEIAQALKDVKSDFVVIHGRTRADGYKKERIDYDAIATIKSQISLPVIANGEIDSVSKAQKVLSHTGANGVMIGRAALTSPWIFWQIKNQTQDIPPIIKKELVLKHFKKMVEFYGERGAIMFRKNLHAYAKGHEGASVFRNVINNVSDVHSITQYIEEFFVSNEIITHKFPQLVHLNKRTS, from the coding sequence ATGATAGAATTTAATAATCTCCTTATGCTTGCCCCTCTCGCAGGATATACAGATTTACCTTTTCGTAGCGTAGTTAAAAGCTTTGGTGTGGATATAACTGTGAGTGAAATGATAAGCTCTCACGCCCTTGTGTATAATAATGTGCGCACACTTAAAATGATTGAAAAATCTCCCGAAGAGCAACCTTATAGTGTGCAGATTTCAGGCTCAAAGGAAGAAGTGATTACAAGGGCAGTAGAGATTCTCAATGCACAAAAGGGTATTGATGTCATTGATTTAAATTGTGGTTGTCCTGCTCCAAAGGTGGCAAATCACGGCAATGGTAGCGGTTTGCTTAAAGACTTGCATTTGCTTGTCAAAATTGCCAATCTCATTAAAGATAAGGCTACCACACCTTATACAAGTCTCAAGGTGCGCTTAGGATTTGATAAAAAGATTCCCAATGAAATAGCACAAGCTCTTAAAGATGTAAAGTCTGATTTTGTGGTGATACACGGGAGAACGCGTGCAGATGGTTACAAAAAGGAGCGTATTGATTATGATGCGATTGCTACGATTAAAAGCCAAATATCATTGCCTGTGATTGCTAATGGTGAGATTGATAGTGTTTCTAAAGCACAAAAAGTCCTCTCTCACACAGGAGCAAATGGGGTAATGATAGGCAGAGCAGCTCTTACTTCGCCTTGGATTTTTTGGCAGATTAAAAATCAGACACAAGATATTCCACCTATTATTAAAAAAGAACTTGTTTTGAAGCATTTTAAAAAAATGGTAGAATTTTATGGTGAGCGTGGAGCGATTATGTTTCGTAAGAATCTCCACGCCTATGCTAAAGGACACGAGGGGGCGAGTGTGTTTAGAAATGTGATTAATAATGTGAGTGATGTTCATAGCATTACGCAGTATATAGAGGAGTTTTTCGTATCTAATGAAATCATAACGCATAAGTTTCCCCAGCTCGTGCATTTAAACAAAAGGACAAGCTAG
- a CDS encoding chemotaxis protein → MSKTSMSNIDQVTSLHKNNELQLLCFRLEKGRDLYAVNVFKIREVIKYSGALTVVTHENNSLVEGLITIRELTIPLIDMRKWFFYDSNNKSKNLRDYGVKRAAGEEDIIMICEFSRWTIGVRIYEADRILNKKWTEIEQGVGIGGGGHNGKLVSRTRYFDGRLVQVVDIEKMLIDVFPWIEKDKEEGIAKISQVETTKSILLADDSPTVLRTMQLILNKLGVVHHDFINGKHLLDYLFAPTTDINSIGMIITDLEMPEASGFEVIKQVKANPATAHLPIVVNSSMSGSSNEDMARSLNADEFISKSNPVEIEAAVRRFALK, encoded by the coding sequence ATGTCTAAAACAAGTATGTCAAATATTGACCAAGTAACAAGTCTCCACAAGAATAATGAACTTCAGCTCCTTTGTTTTCGCCTAGAAAAGGGAAGAGATTTATATGCTGTCAATGTTTTTAAGATTCGTGAAGTGATTAAATATAGTGGTGCGCTCACTGTGGTTACACACGAGAATAATAGCCTTGTGGAAGGGCTTATCACCATTCGTGAATTAACTATCCCACTCATTGATATGCGCAAATGGTTTTTTTATGATAGCAATAATAAAAGTAAAAATTTGCGTGATTATGGGGTAAAACGAGCAGCGGGCGAAGAGGATATTATTATGATTTGTGAGTTTTCGCGTTGGACGATAGGAGTTAGAATCTACGAAGCAGATAGGATTCTTAACAAAAAATGGACTGAAATAGAACAAGGTGTGGGTATTGGAGGAGGCGGACATAATGGCAAACTCGTAAGTCGCACACGTTATTTTGATGGACGCTTAGTGCAAGTAGTGGATATTGAAAAGATGCTTATTGATGTGTTTCCGTGGATTGAAAAAGATAAAGAAGAAGGGATTGCTAAAATTTCTCAAGTAGAAACAACAAAGAGCATTCTTCTTGCCGATGATAGCCCCACGGTGCTACGCACAATGCAGCTTATTCTCAATAAGCTTGGTGTGGTGCATCACGATTTTATCAATGGCAAACACTTACTTGATTATCTTTTCGCACCTACCACAGATATTAATTCTATTGGTATGATTATTACCGACCTTGAAATGCCTGAAGCAAGTGGTTTTGAAGTTATTAAACAAGTGAAAGCAAATCCTGCTACGGCACATTTGCCTATCGTGGTAAATTCATCTATGAGTGGGAGTAGCAATGAAGATATGGCGCGTTCGCTTAACGCTGATGAGTTTATCTCTAAATCTAATCCTGTGGAAATTGAAGCTGCAGTAAGGCGCTTTGCCCTCAAATAA